Proteins encoded within one genomic window of Leptospira stimsonii:
- the rpmE gene encoding 50S ribosomal protein L31, which translates to MKTGIHPNYRVAKISCASCGTVYETRTSIGDINIEICSACHPFFTGKSKLVDTTGRVDKFKKKYKMQ; encoded by the coding sequence ATGAAAACTGGAATTCATCCAAACTATAGAGTAGCTAAAATCAGCTGTGCGTCCTGTGGAACCGTCTACGAAACGAGAACTTCCATCGGCGACATCAACATTGAAATTTGCTCCGCTTGCCACCCGTTCTTTACCGGAAAATCCAAGCTTGTGGATACGACCGGTCGGGTTGATAAGTTCAAGAAAAAATACAAGATGCAGTAA